A part of Salmo trutta chromosome 15, fSalTru1.1, whole genome shotgun sequence genomic DNA contains:
- the LOC115148801 gene encoding myosin regulatory light chain 2, ventricular/cardiac muscle isoform codes for MAPKKAKKKAAEASSNVFSMFEQAQIQEFKEAFTIMDQNRDGFIDKNDLRDTFCALGRLNVGNDELDEMLKMAPGPINFTIFLSMFGEKLKGTDPEETIINAFKIFDPEGQGVLKGEDIKYYIMSQADKFTEAEVEDMFTNFPLDVAGNLDYKNLCYVITHGEDKEAE; via the exons ATG GCACCCAAAAAGGCAAAGAAGAAGGCAGCAGAGGCCAGCTCCAATGTGTTCTCCATGTTTGAGCAAGCCCAGATCCAGGAGTTCAAGGAGGCTTTCACCATCATGGACCAGAACAGAGACGGTTTTATTGACAAGAATGACCTGAGGGACACCTTCTGTGCACTGG GCCGTCTTAACGTGGGTAATGATGAGCTGGACGAGATGCTAAAGATGGCCCCTGGACCCATCAACTTCACCATCTTCCTCTCCATGTTCGGCGAGAAGTTGAAAG GTACTGACCCCGAGGAGACCATTATTAATGCCTTCAAGATCTTCGACCCCGAGGGACAGGGAGTCCTCAAGGGAGAGGA TATCAAATATTACATCATGTCTCAGGCGGACAAGTTCACCGAAGCTGAG GTTGAAGACATGTTCACAAACTTCCCCCTGGACGTCGCCGGGAATCTGGACTACAAGAACCTGTGCTACGTTATCACCCATGGAGAGGACAAGGAGGCGGAGTAA